The DNA segment GCTGCACTTACGCTGCTTATACGGAACGCGGGTCCGATCAGAAAATCGTTAATCGGCAAATGTGTTCCGAGTGACCCGAATAGCCGACAGCACGAattttttgccccccccccccccccccccccccgagcgaAGTTAATTATGTCagtaaataacataaaataacaaatcaaCAGAACACGTCTTATACTTTATACGggtcaatatatatttaaaaataataacaataaaacgtGAAACCGAGAATATAGTGACGTCATCGCCCGTGCATGCACAACGGATATCACGTGGTGTCCGTAAAGGTAAAGAATTTAGAATGTCgaaaaagataacatcttttTTTGATAAAACTACAAGTGTAGCAAGTACAAGTAGTAGTACGTGTGATACTAATGTCGGTAGCGAAACATCAGATTCATCCCCACAAATTACCAGCATTACAAAGAAGCAGGTTAGAACTCTACGATCAACAACGTTgcaaaaatggataaatgacGACTTGGTAAAAACTAATGCATCCGTTTGGTTAAAACACGAAACAAATTCTAAAGGTGAGGTGACCGTAATGAGGTGTGTCGTCTGCACACAGTTTGAGAAAGAGATACGGTGTAGTAGAGATTTCACTGACGTTTGGATAAGAGGGTCTACAAACATGCGCTTATCAAATGCTAGAGACCATTCTTCAACAAACTACCATAAACATGCATACAAACTTTACGTCAAGGACATGAACGCTAGGGGTGAATGTGTTGAACATCTTCACAATGTATTTGAACCagacccccaacaacaaacgcTTGGTGACAGCTTTTGTAGTATGACTAAAGTACAAGAacttcaacaaataaaaaaatttgaaatagcATATTTTATTGCCAAAAAAGAGCTCCCATTCTCTGTGTATGAAGATTTGATTAAACTGGAAACTTACCATGGTGTAGATATAGGTGATCAAGCTTACACTAACCGTAAACAATGTGCAGAATTTGTGGACATTCATGGACAGTTTATAGCATCAAAGCTGCATGATGATCTTTCAAAAGCCAAATTCTATAGTGTTTTAACAGATGGGAGCACAGACAAGTCTGTTACAGAAAAGGAAGTTGTATATGTACTGTATTTTGATCCTTATTCTAAAAATGATGAAATTGAAGTGAAGCTTTCATTTCTTTACCTAAAAGATGTCAAAAAGGGAGATGCACCTGGAATACTTGGTGCAATTGAGGAGAGTTTTCACTCACTGGGTATCATGCCAAGTGAACTTTATTCAAAGCTTATTGGTTTTGGTGCTGATGGTGCATCAGTCAACAGTGGTAATAAAAGTGGAGTAAAAGCACTTCTGGAACAAAAAGCACCATGGCTAATATATACATGGTGTGTGGCTCACAAATTAGAATTGGCCCTGAAAGATGCCTTAAATACTACCGTATTTCAAAAGGTGGACAATATGCTGCTGAGGTTGTATTACCTTTACCATAAATCTCCCAAAAAACTACAGGAACTGAAAACTTTGCACAATTTAGTCAAAGATACATTTGAATTTGAAGAGGGCTCTCTGAAACCAAAACGTGCTTGTGGTACAAGGTGGATTTCTTTCAAGTTGTCAGCACTGCGGATGGTCCTGGATAAATATGGTGTTTACATGCAACATCTACAGCACTTAGCTGGTGACAAAAAATGTAAAGATCATAAAAAGATATGTGGTTATCTGTGTGAGTGGAATTCTAGTCGCATGCTTTTGTATGTTGCATTCTTTATTGATGTCCTGAACCCAGCAGCTATATTGTCCAAAGCATTTCAAGAAGATGTTATTGACAGTGTTGGAGTTCTACATAATATCAAGTGTTCTGAAGAATCTCTTGATCAATTGTTAACTAGGTCTTTTGAGGATCTTCCTGCTGTTAAATTTCTGTTTGGAAAGTTACAAAAGACTGATTCAGTGTACACTTATCAGGGGATAGAATTCACTAAAACAAGTTTTCTGAAGGCCACTGAAGATGTAAAATCAGCAAAGAATACCATTATAAATGCTGTACACTGTGCCATGGATTCCAGACTAAAGGGTGCCAGCAGTATACAGCTGAATAATGTTGCCACTATATTAAACACTGAACACTGGAAATCAAATGTTGATGTGGCAGGTGTAGACTTTACGGATGTCAATGTTACTGAACTGATAGAGAACTTTCAGCCTGTATTGCTGAAACAAGGATTTTCTCCAGATGCCTCTCCTCAAAATATTCTAGAGGAATGGCACGACATGGTCAGGTACACACTGGACTTTTTACAGCCACATAAAAGTTGTTACAAAAAAACCTGGAAAATTTTGTTTAACTGCTCTAAGTCCACTAAGTGGAAGaatatactgactttcattgaacttttgttttctgtacCAGTTTGTAATGCAAAACTTGAGAGAATGTTTTCTCGCTTAAAAAGAACAAAGAGTCATAGCAGGTGTTCTTTAGGTGAGGACAGGTTAACAAATATCCTACGAATTGTTGAGGAAGGTCCCCCACTGGGATCATTTGATGTAAGCCCTGTAGTTCATCTGTGGAACCAGGTGAAAAGGAGGAGACCAAATCAGAAGAAAAGGCAAATGTACAAAAAGAGACCCCCAAAAGTAAAATACCAGAAACTAGAAACTGAAAGAAAGGAGATTAGTGGATCTGATTCGGAGTCTGGTGACACAAGTGAAAGTTTTAGTGATAATGAAAATGTATTCTGTTTATCTGACAGTAGTGACAGTTCAACATTTGAAGGTTTCCTGCCTACGGATATATAACATGAACATGAACGATATCATAAACTAGAAACTAGAAACCGAAATCAGATACAAGTCAAAGTTATGCTGACAACATTGTTTCTTATCTGATTCTGACAACAGTGGCTGCTTAAGATTTGAAGGTTTCTTACCAAAGTGATATTGGCAGTTGTTGATCTGAATACAATAACAATGACCATATAAGTAATTTATCAGTCATACTATAATttcatgcatttattaatattacaggattaataaaagataaataacattctaaaatttgtaataattgCTTTCGATATTTACACACTGGCATGCAATTTGGTGACaggtacattttaatttgtgacAGGCACAAACTGACTGATATAGGACAGCTTGACAGGCACGGtccaaataattatttccaGGCCTGTATTCACAATAGCGtatattgaaataatatgtatgcTAACCTAACGGGTTTTGTTAAAATAGGTCATTTTTGGATGGTCAACCTCATCAGGTGGATAAGTTATTTCAAATATAgtacttaattaaaacaaacaaatttccGCCATTTTGGACCCACAGAAAATGCACCAACAGGGAGATGTGTAACATGCCATCGaagttatttaataattataacctTTTAAATTTTGTGTTGTAGTCAATCAGCAATGGATTATCAACAATTATATCACAAAATAGACACTAGTCACAATGACATCACCACTGTTTTTCAGTAACTAATGGTGGTCTCCTTAATTTCTGACTTTGccactgaataaaataaaaaatagaaattaaaatgatttatgtGTTTTGTACAAAgttatttcaatgtattttgtaccaGTTACATCTACTGATATCTTTGCAGTGCTACAGATAAATGTTGTATAACTTGTAACTATCCCCAACGAACATGTTTTTAACCAAAGAAACACTGCAATGGACTGGTGGCAGTGTGTGGCACTACCAGTCTTCCTATGTAGTCTCTACATTAAGTATAAtgtgaaagttgacattttgacctgggtaccactttaatagttgacattttgacttGACATACTTTCCActgacattttgtcctacatttgTTAATAAAGGTGTGGTTATAAGGGGTTATTTGTATGTGATTCTCTGACAACAGATAGGTCAGGGCCACAACAAATGTATTCATAACaacaaatcattgaaaatgtaaacaaatatctgccatcttggattgtagtaaacacacacacaggacgATGTTGGTAACGGGCGATCaaagttatacaataaatcaaaactctaaattttgtatgtactgcatgagtaataaattaaaaataattacctcacaaaaataaatacttgcaataatgacaacaacactactttttaataattaaatgcaGTATCGTTACTTTTTCACTTTGTCACTGAATAAAATGTAAAGTGACAAGTAACATGAGTTCTATGTTTGGTATAACGTTTTATCAATGTATTGTATACCTGTTACAAGTACTGGTGTTCTTGCAATAttaaacataaatgttttataccCCGTTGATGGAACATGTGTTTTTCAAAAATCGCATACGGCAATGGTGTAACTGAAGTGGGTGGCGATACCAGTCTTCCATTGCGGTCTCTAGTCTGAAACACTCTAGTCGAGTTGAATGCCTACAACTCAGCCACGTCGCGACCGTTCAGCCCAGAGTTCTGAGACAACCCGGCCCACcgcgagacaactcggcccgcAGTCATGAGACAACTCGGCACAGGGACAATCTTGTCTATTGTTggacaagtgttgttttttaaattaaagtattctcaccgaaataaaagaatgtgtttttgttagtaTTTAATTAGTCCCACCTTAATCTAAATGTGCCGAAACGAAGTGTCATGTCGGATTGTTAAATTActgatccatttatctttgaagatagtttccgctgttgaaataatttgtttttgttctacagTCGGTAACCTAAACATTGGAGATGATCCCAGAAAAAACAGGCGAAAGTTCTTTATCGTACTTTATCGTAGTAACAACACTCGCGGATATAGCCTCCTGACTTCTAGTGAGTAGCTAATGAACAAGTAAATAACATCACCCTGCAGacgttgtgttgttattttacctACTATTAAGAAGTAATTCCAATTGG comes from the Gigantopelta aegis isolate Gae_Host chromosome 14, Gae_host_genome, whole genome shotgun sequence genome and includes:
- the LOC121388431 gene encoding zinc finger protein 862-like produces the protein MRCVVCTQFEKEIRCSRDFTDVWIRGSTNMRLSNARDHSSTNYHKHAYKLYVKDMNARGECVEHLHNVFEPDPQQQTLGDSFCSMTKVQELQQIKKFEIAYFIAKKELPFSVYEDLIKLETYHGVDIGDQAYTNRKQCAEFVDIHGQFIASKLHDDLSKAKFYSVLTDGSTDKSVTEKEVVYVLYFDPYSKNDEIEVKLSFLYLKDVKKGDAPGILGAIEESFHSLGIMPSELYSKLIGFGADGASVNSGNKSGVKALLEQKAPWLIYTWCVAHKLELALKDALNTTVFQKVDNMLLRLYYLYHKSPKKLQELKTLHNLVKDTFEFEEGSLKPKRACGTRWISFKLSALRMVLDKYGVYMQHLQHLAGDKKCKDHKKICGYLCEWNSSRMLLYVAFFIDVLNPAAILSKAFQEDVIDSVGVLHNIKCSEESLDQLLTRSFEDLPAVKFLFGKLQKTDSVYTYQGIEFTKTSFLKATEDVKSAKNTIINAVHCAMDSRLKGASSIQLNNVATILNTEHWKSNVDVAGVDFTDVNVTELIENFQPVLLKQGFSPDASPQNILEEWHDMVRYTLDFLQPHKSCYKKTWKILFNCSKSTKWKNILTFIELLFSVPVCNAKLERMFSRLKRTKSHSRCSLGEDRLTNILRIVEEGPPLGSFDVSPVVHLWNQVKRRRPNQKKRQMYKKRPPKVKYQKLETERKEISGSDSESGDTSESFSDNENVFCLSDSSDSSTFEGFLPTDI